One part of the Aspergillus luchuensis IFO 4308 DNA, chromosome 5, nearly complete sequence genome encodes these proteins:
- a CDS encoding SDR family NAD(P)-dependent oxidoreductase (COG:Q;~EggNog:ENOG410PPEB;~InterPro:IPR036291,IPR002347;~PFAM:PF08659,PF00106,PF13561;~go_process: GO:0055114 - oxidation-reduction process [Evidence IEA]), with protein MVIRGTQLDGVALVVGSGRGIGQQTAFSLAEAGARVIVFADMNTETATASAEESKQYATNPEYQSTHFTVNVTDQDGVQAMVDFVVEKFGRLDYAVNAAGVDNGVHTPFADTDIDNFDRVQTINARGMFLCCRAEAAAMRKQTSRTFTSRTGTRDIGRGAIVNVCSANSFAGLPGKASYTVSKHACMAVTKMVGLDHSAEGIRCNAVCPIWVRTPLLDVELERNPQVRAEIEAVIPIKRAAESDEVGDTIVYLLSPSASYVNATSLLLDAAVTATLRFH; from the exons ATGGTCATCAGAGGCACTCAATTAGATGGCGTCGCTCTGGTCGTCGGC TCTGGTCGCGGCATCGGCCAACAAACCGCCTTCTCCCTAGCCGAAGCAGGCGCCCgcgtcatcgtcttcgccgaCATGAACACCGAAACAGCCACTGCCTCCGCCGAAGAGAGCAAGCAATACGCCACAAACCCCGAATACCAATCCACCCACTTCACCGTTAACGTGACCGATCAAGATGGCGTGCAAGCCATGGTTGACTTTGTCGTCGAGAAGTTCGGACGGCTGGACTATGCCGTCAACGCTGCAGGA GTCGACAACGGCGTACACACCCCCTTCGCCGACACCGACATCGACAACTTCGACCGCGTCCAGACCATCAACGCCCGCGGTATGTTCCTCTGCTGCCgcgccgaagccgccgccATGCGCAAGCAGACCTCACGCACCTTCACTAGCCGCACCGGCACCCGGGACATTGGTCGCGGCGCCATCGTGAACGTCTGCTCAGCCAACTCCTTCGCCGGACTGCCCGGGAAGGCATCATATACCGTCTCCAAGCATGCCTGCATGGCGGTGACGAAGATGGTTG GACTGGACCACTCCGCCGAAGGCATCCGCTGCAACGCCGTATGTCCCATCTGGGTCCGCACCCCTCTCCTCGACGTCGAGTTGGAGCGGAACCCGCAGGTGCGCGCGGAAATCGAGGCCGTTATACCCATTAAGCGTGCGGCGGAGAGTGATGAGGTGGGAGATACGATTGTTTATTTGCTTAGTCCGTCGGCGAGTTATGTTAATGCTACgagtttgttgttggatgcGGCGGTTACGGCGACGTTGAGGTTTCATtga